The Candidatus Nitrospira nitrificans sequence TCTGGAAGTTCTGATAGACCTTCAAGGGATCCACAATGCGCCATTTCGCAAAGTTGTCGAGCAACAGGGTCTTCTTGTCCGAGGTAATGACATCCTGCGCATTCGAATCGTAATCCAACAAACGTTTCTCGAAGTATGTCACCTCCTGAACGAACGGCATTTTCACGTACAGTCCTGGTTCGGTGATGTTGCGAACGGGCTTCCCGAGTTGCACGACGATGGCAGTTTGGATCACGTCTACGACGAAGAGAGGGGAAGCTCCGAGCACAAACAATGCAATCATCACAGCGAGAAGTGTGATCACCAATCCTTGCTTGGTCATGGTCGGGAGCCCCTCGCCTTTAGCGTTGGAGATAGCTCTGGTCGAGACTCCTCAATCTCCGGTTGGGAGACGGACTTGGCTCCGGTCATGGATGCCGACTTTGAGAGGCGGTCCAGCGGAAGATATGGCAATAGGCGCTCTCCGCCTTTTCCGTCGATGATGATCTTTTCCGTATGCGGCAGGATTTCTTCCATGGTTTCGATATAAATCCGCTTGCTGATGACGTCCTTGGATTGGCTGTACTCTTTCAAGGTGGCGAGGAACCGATTGGTTTCGCCCTGGGCACGATTGAGCCGGGCCTGGGCAAACCCCTTGGCTCGGTTGACCAATTCAGCCGCTTCACCCTTGGCTCTCGGAATAATGTCGTTCCGGTAGCCTTGGGCTTGGTTGATGAGCTTTTCCCGGTCTTCCTTGGCATTCGTCACGTCTTTGAACGCGGCGGCGACCGCTTCCGGGGGATCGACATCTTGGAGTTGCACGGCGGCAATCTGCACACCGGATTGGTACTGATCAAGAATCGTCTGCAGCAACGTCAAGGTGTCCTGCTGAATCACGGCTTTCCCGGTGGTCAGAGCTTCGTCGATCTTACTTTTACCGACGACTTCACGCATGGAGGCTTCGGCCGCTTTGCCGATGGTTTCATGGATGTCCGCCACGTTGAACAAGAAGTTGCGGGCCTCTTTAATCTTGTACTGAACGATGAATTCGATGGCGAGGATATTCATATCGCCGGTCAGCATCAAGGCTTCCTGAGGCACCATCTGCTGGCGGCCTTGCTGATTGGTGCGGAACCCGACCTCTACGCGAAAGAGTTTGGCGACTTTTGGCTGGAGAACGGTTTCAATCAGAGGAATTTTGAAGTGCGGGCCTGGCTCTACGGCCCGGACCGGGACCCCGAATCGCTTGACGACACCTTCTTCATCCGGCGCGACGATAAACACACTTTGCCAGACGAGAAAGATCAATAGAGCGGCGATGATGAGATTCCAGACCCCGCCGGAGGGGAGGAGGCTCTTCAGGCCACCAGGAGGAAAAATGTCCTTGAATTGCGATTGGGCCTGCTTGAAGGCTTCTTCAAGCGGGTCAGGCTTTTTGCCCCATGGATCTTTTGGGTCCCAGACCATTCAGTGCTGTAGGATATCCAATGACAATGAAAAACAGATGGGCACCATAGCAGACTGTTGCCGTAATAGACAAGGTCTAGATAACCCGAGTGGGATATGACCAATCCGGGAGTGCGGCGGGAAGGAGCTACCATCCAGGCAAGGATCATCTCCCGCACTGGTGCCCAGTGGCGGCTTCGATCATCGTTCACATGTTCCCCAAACGACGGCAGTTCCGCTAGTCAGTGATGTCGCTGTCGATCAGCGTCGCGATGGCCTTCGACACGCATTCGTGCCGTACGCAAAGGCGAGCACGAGGATCTGGAAAAGGTGAGGACCGATAGGACCATCAAGACCTTCTAGGCAGTAGACCCGCCACAGGATGAACCGGAACCGGCTGTGCAACCGAAGCAATGGTTGCGCGTGACGATCTGTCGATGATGGAGTTGATCAGGATCGAAGTCGCGGATATGCGACGGTACTCTGTGATCAACCGAGAGTTCGAGCATCTGGTTGAAGTCACAGTCGTAGAGTCTGCCGTCCCATCCAACGGACAGTGTATACCGGCACATGAGGCCGCTCGCAGCGGCTGGATTGAACGCGTTGACTAGGCGCGTCATGTACTGGTCATAGTTGCCGCTTTCGACGAGAAACTCCAGGAACCGGCTGATCGGCATGTTGGTGATCGTGTACAGCCGGTTGAACTCGATCCCATGTCGAGCCCGCAGTTCGTTCTTGAACTGCGCTTCGATGGCATCTTGCTTTGGGGGCAGGAACGCGCCGACGGGATTGTAGACGAGGTTCAGGGCGAGCCCGCTATTCGGACGGCCATAGCCGAACCGGTTCAGCAGACGAAGGGCTTCCATCGACTTCTCAAACACGCCGTCACCTCGCTGTGCATCGGTCTGGCCGGCACGGTACGACGGAAGCGAGGCAACGATCTCGACCTGGTGGCGAGCCAGGAATTCCGCGAGATCCGCCTGGGAAGGAAGCAGCAACACGGACAGATTGCAGCGATCCATAACATGTCGGCCAAGTCTGCGGGACTGTTCGACAAGCCAGCGAAAATGCGGATTCAGCTCCGGCGCGCCGCCCGTGATATCCACGGTGGGAATGTCCGTCTTGGCCAGCGCCCGCATACAGCGCTCTGCCGTTTCCAAGGACATGGCTTCAGGACGATCGGGGCCGGCATCCACATGGCAGTGGCGACAGGCCTGATTGCACAGTTTGCCGACGTTGATCTGAAAGACGGTGATGCCGGTCGCCTGGAGCGGAAACAGATCGGCTTGAGCGAGGCGAAGGTCAAACGGTGGGGAAACAGATGATTGATCGAGGAGGCGAAGTTGTTCAGCCGCTGAGGCAAGAGGGTTGCCTCGGCCAAGCAACGTGACAGCCATCTAACAGCAGCCTTCATTAGGTGAACAGGTCACAACTTCGCCGCTCACAGAGTCGCCGGCTCGATTCAAGATGACGAAATGGGGCCGATACCCTCCCGTTTCTAGAACCGCCACCGTTTTGGAGCAAATCTCCAGTGGCTCACCCCGTCGATAGACATGGTGATCGTCATCGGTCGCTTCAACGAAGGGACCGGCCAGCAGCGCATAGTGGCCTTGCCAGGTGCATGGGGCATCGGCCGGGAATACTGCCGTCCAGCGCGGATCATCGCCGTCCAGCGCGACAGGTTCGGTAGTCAGGAGGAAGTGCTCGGCGAAGGGAGGGGTGCTCAATAACAGCGTCACCTCCGACGTGATCGGTTGCGGAATGCCGCGCTGGTAGGTCGTGCCCCGTTCATCCACAAGTCGGATGAATGGGCCACGAAGGGTCGCATACTGGACGGAGGGAGTAGTTGATGCCGGAGCCAGCTTGTAGCCGGTCAACGTCACAGAAAAAAAATGGATGCCGTCGATGACGCGCCAGGGCGAAAACTTCACCAGATGAATGCCAAAAAAGCCGGCTGCCGTCATGCCGTTCAGGTAGTCGGTGAGCGTCAGGGCGCCGGACAAACAATCGCCCCATTTCTGGGCGTCGTGGACCAGGTACTGCGGCACGGTTTGGTCCGATACAATGTCGGAGATGGTGAACCGGCCGCCGGGTTTGGCAACCCGATACATTTCCTGAAATACCTTCCGCTTATCCGGCGCCAGGTTGATGACGCAATTTGAGATGATCAGATCAATCGTGCCGTCTTGCACCGGCATCGCATCGGCCAACCCTTTCCGGAACTCCACGTTCGATTCGGGATAACCGAGGTTTGTGGTCACCACCGCCGCATGCTTGCGGGCGATCTCCAGCATCGTATCGGTCATGTCGATCCCGATCACGTGGCCTGTGGGGCCCACCAAGCGGGAGGCCTCAAAACAATCAATCCCGCCGCCCGACCCGATGTCCAAGACTGTCTCACCGGCCTGCACCGTCTTGAGACCCGCCGGTGTGCCGCAACCATACGCAATCTTCAAGACCTCTTCCGGAATGAAGGTTTTGAGGTGCCCCATATCGTAGCTGGTGGGGCAGCACATTTCTTCGCCGGTACTGGCGGCTTTGGCATAGCGCTCGCTGACCTTTTGTGTGATTTCATCGATCGGCATGGCCGGCCTCGCAGAATTTGGTGAGAATACCCGAGAAATATGTGTATCAACACTTCACCTATCGGGTCAATCGGAGCTTCCCCACGTACGCAGGGAAAGTGGTGAATAAAAACATCCAGTTAAATTTCAACATGAGACCGGCCGATCAGATCCGTCGAAGGCATCAGTCGGTGGTCTCGTGCTGCTTCGGTGAGCCGGCTAATTTATGGGAGGCTGAGTTCGGAAGCTTTTCGCGGCATTCAGTATCCGGCGGTCATGGGGTTGGTGACAGAAGAATGGCTGAACGTCGGTCGTGCTCAGCGATTACTGATGATTGCAAACATGAGCTGCTCCACTCGTGCTCGGCGCTTGATCTGGGCGCGTGACATGGGGCGGGATACGGTGGGGGTGTGACGGGGGAGCGTGGACGTATGACCATGATGCCGGTCCTGTTCTCTGTTCCCGTACCGGTCCTGTTCTGATTCTTGGGCGATGAGTTCTTGGTGTAGTTGCCACAGCTTGATTTGCAGCTCTTCGAACGACTCCCCATAGGCCTCTTGCTCCTGGTAACCTTCCAGGTACCCGCGCCACCCGTCCCCGTCTTGCACGATGATGTATTTCGTGGAACGCATCAGAGAAAGTATAGCTGGTCATTTCAGATGCGCAAGTGATGGGAGGAAATAGACTTCATAGAAGTCCGATCTTTTAAAAGCGGCAAAGCCGCCAATGGGGGTAAGCCTGTACCATCCCTTCCGTGGCGGATCTTTTCGTCATCTGCTCTTCACGGACACCTCACTCCTTTAATGACCGTGATTCAGTCCCGCAGTCTAATTCTGTCTCATTGATAAAGCGAAATCCTCGATAAGGTGAGCGCAACGGCAGATCAATGGGCCTGTCGATTGGCGGGAAAAGATCGACAAGAACGACATTCACCGCTACATTTCGAAACAGGTGTTCTGAATTTCAATTTCGTACTCCGAAGGAGTGCAGAGAGGAGTCAAGGCATGATGCCAACTCAAACACCGACGGATGCACAGTTGAAGGACCAGGCGATCAGACAAGCGCTGGCGGGCGATACGGTCGGGGCGCGACAGACGGTCAGCGAAATGGTCGACAGACGGTACTTGCGAGAAGTCTGGCAAATGATGCTCTTTATCGAATCGGAGCGAGGAAACGTGCAGTCTGTCAAGGACACGATTGTCTCATGCCCGGATCCGTCCCTCTTGGCGAGTCACTTCTACCTTGAACTTCCTCAAGTTTTTGTCAAAGCCGGGGATCGATCCGGGGCCATCGAGATCGCCAAGGCCATGGGTGATGCCGGAGTTTTGCCGCTCATCGGTATCGCAGCCCATCTCGCGGAGGATGGCGATATCGCCGGGGTACGAGAAGCGCTCTCTCATGTCGATGAAGATTTGAGAGCGATGATTATGCGCAAGGTGAGCGCCTATAAGGCTAAGATCCAGCGACTTGATGAATTGAACCCAGTGGGAGACCAGGGGGCTGGAGCCAATTCACTGGCAGCCTGACCAAGTTCGACGACACAATTTCCCGGTCATATCTCCTCCCTGCGGGGGCTTTGCCTTGCGCTGTGGCTTATCCTACCGCCTAGTGTGCGATTTGCCTCTTCAGTGATGCGTTGGGAAAATCGGAGGGGCCCCGATGCGGTGGTTGCGCACCACCGACATCGAGGCCTCTCCGATGCAGCTATGTGAAATTGCCGGTTCTACGGAACCGGATTCTGCTGCGCTGCCGTGAGCTGGCTCTTAAATTCGGTCGGCAGCTTCTGCACCCAGCCTTTGTAGACATTGGGCACAGGCAGGACGCCTTGGCCGCCCATGCCTTTATTGCCGGTAATCGTGTCATCCTTCGCTGTGGTGGAATCGTCGACCAACACGACCCACCCGGCAATGACCGGTGCGTCCGGTCCTGTTTGGGTCACGATTCCATCATTGTCGGCATCGTAGTCCAAGATGATCAGCCGGTTGGAGAATTTGCTGGTGACATAGGCGTAGTACCCGCCGCCTTTCTTGGCTCCGAAGTTCACCCCGTGACATCCCGGATCGCAGGGAACCATCGCCACCAAGGTGTCATCGCTGGTTCGAATGATGGTGATCGTCCCGGTCAAGGTGTTCCCCGTGACCACGAATTTCCCATCGGGGCTGACGGGAGTTTGAATCGGCAGACCGCCGACCGGCCCCGTGATGGCGCCGGTGATGGGATCGTAGTTGCCGTTCAGCAGGAGCGGGATATCCTTGATCTTGTTTCCCGTTGCCATGTTGATCACGGAAGTACTATGGCCCAGGTAGTTGGAGACATAGTACTTCGTTGAGGTGGGGTTCATCGCGGCGGCAATCGGCAAGGGGCCGGTGGCGGGCTTGTGCCTGATGACGTCTAGCACGAAATCGAAGAGCGTCGAATCATTCGAATTGGAGTTCGGGGTGGCCATGGTTTTGCCGTCATGCCCCATCCAATGCGCGTGAGGCTGGGTCTGCGCGGCGCCGGGGGCCTGCATCAGAATCCTGCCTTGTCCTCCCGGACGCGCCGGGTTGACGGCAATGTCCCCATTCGCCGCCTTATTCAGCTCGACCACCGCATCTTCCCCGTTCAAGGTCACGTGTACCTGCTCCGTATCCACCCTCGTCATCACGTGGGCCGGATCTTCGCCGATCACGATTTCTTTCAAGAGGGCTCCGGTCGCGCCGTCGATGGAGTAGATGCTCTTGCCATGCCATTCCGTATTGTAGATTTGCTTTTGATCGTGACTCGCCCACATGTTGTGGGCGTTATTCATCTTCTGGGCCGGCAGCGCGATTTTGCGAGTCACTTTCCATTTATCCGTCCCTTCCACGTCGACCACAGTCATCGTGCTGGGATAGGCCGGACCTTTGCCGGCGCTTTCCTCGTACTGTGTGTCGACCCAGACCTCTCCCACCCCGTCGATGCTGGGATGTTGCACTGCCGGGATGGTGTCGCCGTCAAACGTTCCCTGGAGTGCAGCATTGAGATTGGGAATGACGGCCTCAACGCCGCTCGCGTTTGCGACGCGGACGGGTACGGCGGGATAGGTCGGCTTATACTGTTCTCCGACCTTGGTATAGTCTTTCCAATTCGACGGACTGGTGACGATGAAGAACGCGCGCAACAACCTGAGGCCGATGTTCGAATTGCTCGGAAGCGCGGTGCTCGCATTAGCCGGGTTGGTGACGCCGATCAAATGAAGCTTGTTGCCGATGTCCAGCCCGTCCGTTGCGGGATCATCTACGATCACGCCGGCCAACATGTAGGGATGCACCTTGCACACAAACACATGGAGACCCGGAGTGGTCAGGGTCACTTCATGGTCATTTTTATTCGCGGTCAACTGATCAATCTGCTCGGACGGCTGTGCCGCGCCTGGGAAAATCAGGCTCGTGACCGTATGAAAGCTTTCGACCCGAGACGGACCGGCGAACGAACGAGTTTGCAGAAACCGAATCTTCTGGCCGGGCGGCACAACCGCAAGTGAGTTCGTGCCCGCAATCGTTGCACGCGTATCGAACCAACGCCCCGCCTCGTCCGTCACATCAAAATACGTCGTATTGGCCGTCGGCAGCGGCGGAAACGGGTTAGCCGTCGGCGGTGCAGAATCGTCTCCGGAACAACCGGCTACTCCCGCCGCAAGGCAGAGGGCAGCCCCGAAACTAACGTACCTCTTCATGGAAGCCTCCTTTAATGATGAGAGAATGAAATGTGACATCTGACCGTTGTTATCCGATTGAACCGAACACATCGGCATGCGAGGGGGCGTACGGGCGAGCATCGTATATGCCCGTCATTCAGGTCCCTCAATGCCTACTGGTCGGTAACAATAAGTAGATGCACTGATTCACGACGATGTGCGCATGCCGCCCAGTCGCCGAATGCCTGGGTGCTCAGCAAACCGCATGCCATTGAGAAGAATTGACTTGCGCAAGGCGGTACCTTTGAAATGGCGTGACAGCGCTACGTGGTGCTCTTATCGTCTGTCGACTTCTCTCAGTCATATAGAATCGAATTAGATACCTCGCATGAATCGAATTGGATACGTCCGGTAGTCGGTTCCGGCAGTCCGGTTAGGTCACGGATGCGGGCATATGGCGTGAGAGCCAATGGCGCTCTTTCCGCTTGCTCGACTTGCCCATGGCCGGTCATCTATACTGCGATCCGCTGTGATCGCTATCACGATCCTATCCTTCTGATGTGCCTTCCCTGTGGATGATCTAACTCGACAGCTCAGCGAACGATTCGGCTTTGCCACGTTTCGGCCAGGCCAAGAAGCAGTCATCCGCGCCGTGTTGGCAGGACGCGATGCGATGGCGGTCATGCCGACAGGGCAGGGGAAGTCGCTCTGCTATCAGTTGCCGGCGACCCTGCTCCCAGGGTTGACGCTGGTGATTTCTCCGCTGATCGCCTTGATGCAGGATCAAGTGACGGCCATGAAGCAGCGGAAGATTGCCGCGGCTGCGTTTCACTCGGGCCTCACCGGGTTGGAAAAGAGCCGCGTGATGCAGGAGCTCCAGCAGCGGCGGCTCCAGCTGCTGTATTTGGCGCCGGAGCGGATGCAACATGAGGGATTTCTCCGGTTGTTGCGCTCCCTCTGGGTCTCGTTGTTGGTGGTCGACGAAGCGCATTGTATTTCCCAGTGGGGCCATGACTTCAGGCCCGATTACCTCAAAATCGGTCGCCTGCGCCAGGAACTCACGAATCCTCCCTGCCTGGCGCTGACCGCGACGGCTACCACTCGTGTGCAAACGGATCTTTGCCGGCGGCTGTCGCTTCGCGATCCGTTCCGACTCGTCGCAGGGTTTCGTCGGGCCAACCTCGCTCTCTCCGTTCATCTCCCTCAGTCTCGACAAGACAAGCTGTCGACGCTGGGACGCTTGGTTCGCGAGACGGAGAAGGGCACGATCCTCGTCTATTGCGCTACTCGACGAGCCGTGGAGGAGGTCGCCGCATGGCTGGGACAATCCCATGCCTCGGTGGGCTATTACCATGCCGGTCTTTCAGATGAGGAACGACGGATGGTCCATGAGGAGTTTCGCCGAGGGACGGTGCGAATCCTGGCCGCGACGAATGCCTTCGGCATGGGCATCGATAAGCCGGACGTCCGATTGGTCGTCCATTTCGACATTCCCGGAAGCATCGAAGCCTATTACCAGGAGGTTGGGCGCGCCGGTCGTGACGGACAGCCCGCGGCTTGTGCGTTGTTGTTCCATGAGCGCGATCTCGCCACGCAGGAATACTTCATCGATCAGGCGTTAAAAGACCAGGAAGGCGTGGCGCGCGCGGAACGAATGCGGACGCTCCTTCAAGAAATGCTGGGGTATGTATCGGGATCGAGCTGCCGGCAGCGCGCGATTCTCGAGTATTTTAGCGATGAGACCGAGCCGGCCTTGGGCCCCTGCGGCCTGTGCGATCGTTGTGTCGCGCCGGCCCGGCAGCCGAGCCGGACGGTCTTGCATGCGACCGGCGTTTCGGAAAAGGCGATATTGGAAACGGTGTCCTGGTGCATGGGGCGGTTCGGCATGGGGCGCATCGTCGACATGCTTCGTGGAAGCCGTGCGAAAGCGCTGGTGGGCTCCGGCGCGGAAGACTGTCCGACATACGGGATCTGTCGGGCACAGACCAAGCCGGTTGTGATGGGTCTGGTGAAGAGCCTCATTGAGTCCGGGTATCTTCGCATCGAAGGCACCGAGTATCCCACTCTCGAATTGACGTCTAGGGGGCGAGAGGTGCTGCAGGGGATTCGTGAAGTGGCATTGACACAGGAACAGGAGCCTGAGACCGATGTATCGGTGAACAAGCCGCGTCGCTCGTCTGCCGCCTTCGCAGGCATCGCTCCGGCTTCGGCGCCGGATCCCCGGCTTGTTGAACGGCTCCGACAACTTCGCACCGAACTAGCCGAAGAAGAGGGTGTCGCGCCCTTCCTCATTTTTCATGACAAGACGTTGAAAGCCATTGCGGGTTTCAAGCCAGGGACGCCGGCGGCCTTGTTGGAGATTCCGGGTATCGGCGAGCTGAAGGCCGAACGATACGGGCGACGGGTGTTGGCCGTGGTCAATGGGGGTTAACAACCATCAGCGAATTTTCCGTACGTCCTGGGTATTGGAAAAGGCAACATTTTTTTGCAACTCGACAAAGCGTCAATAATGAGCGTCTGTTCGTCGCGACTGTTGAAGCTGCAGGTCCATGCTCATTGACGTTGCGATTGTTTTTAGAGAGACGTCGGAGAAAGTCATCCTGTGTGGTCATTCGTTTGGAGGGGGCATCGTTCCGCCAGTAAAATTAACTATGGCTTGACGGGTGGTAGAAGCTAATTTGATAGGATCAGGGCGGGCATCTTTTGAAGGCGTCCCTTGATCCGGCCAGAGCAATGCGAGTTCACACCCCTGACTTTCAAGTAATCGCAACCGGCTCAACGTGGAGTCATTCCCTTGCAGTTCGGGCCAGGGTTTTCCGAAACTGTTTAGGTCGGAATCAAACTCACCCAAAAATGGCTTAGGTAAAATACCTCCTGCTGCCGCGTTGAAAAGACCTTGATCCTTGATCTGGTAGGGGTCCCCGAGTCCCAACGTCGGCTTGGCGTAATAGTGGAACTGAGGTTTGCTTCCCGCATAGTAGAGGTAACTCTGTGGCGGTTTAACAGTCTCCCAGTCCAGGGGCCTTCTTTCTTCTAAATCTCTGAAAAATCTATGCCCCACGGTTGATGGGAAACCCTTCGAATT is a genomic window containing:
- the hflK gene encoding FtsH protease activity modulator HflK — protein: MVWDPKDPWGKKPDPLEEAFKQAQSQFKDIFPPGGLKSLLPSGGVWNLIIAALLIFLVWQSVFIVAPDEEGVVKRFGVPVRAVEPGPHFKIPLIETVLQPKVAKLFRVEVGFRTNQQGRQQMVPQEALMLTGDMNILAIEFIVQYKIKEARNFLFNVADIHETIGKAAEASMREVVGKSKIDEALTTGKAVIQQDTLTLLQTILDQYQSGVQIAAVQLQDVDPPEAVAAAFKDVTNAKEDREKLINQAQGYRNDIIPRAKGEAAELVNRAKGFAQARLNRAQGETNRFLATLKEYSQSKDVISKRIYIETMEEILPHTEKIIIDGKGGERLLPYLPLDRLSKSASMTGAKSVSQPEIEESRPELSPTLKARGSRP
- the arsS gene encoding arsenosugar biosynthesis radical SAM (seleno)protein ArsS (Some members of this family are selenoproteins.); the encoded protein is MAVTLLGRGNPLASAAEQLRLLDQSSVSPPFDLRLAQADLFPLQATGITVFQINVGKLCNQACRHCHVDAGPDRPEAMSLETAERCMRALAKTDIPTVDITGGAPELNPHFRWLVEQSRRLGRHVMDRCNLSVLLLPSQADLAEFLARHQVEIVASLPSYRAGQTDAQRGDGVFEKSMEALRLLNRFGYGRPNSGLALNLVYNPVGAFLPPKQDAIEAQFKNELRARHGIEFNRLYTITNMPISRFLEFLVESGNYDQYMTRLVNAFNPAAASGLMCRYTLSVGWDGRLYDCDFNQMLELSVDHRVPSHIRDFDPDQLHHRQIVTRNHCFGCTAGSGSSCGGSTA
- a CDS encoding methyltransferase domain-containing protein, which codes for MPIDEITQKVSERYAKAASTGEEMCCPTSYDMGHLKTFIPEEVLKIAYGCGTPAGLKTVQAGETVLDIGSGGGIDCFEASRLVGPTGHVIGIDMTDTMLEIARKHAAVVTTNLGYPESNVEFRKGLADAMPVQDGTIDLIISNCVINLAPDKRKVFQEMYRVAKPGGRFTISDIVSDQTVPQYLVHDAQKWGDCLSGALTLTDYLNGMTAAGFFGIHLVKFSPWRVIDGIHFFSVTLTGYKLAPASTTPSVQYATLRGPFIRLVDERGTTYQRGIPQPITSEVTLLLSTPPFAEHFLLTTEPVALDGDDPRWTAVFPADAPCTWQGHYALLAGPFVEATDDDHHVYRRGEPLEICSKTVAVLETGGYRPHFVILNRAGDSVSGEVVTCSPNEGCC
- a CDS encoding RecQ family ATP-dependent DNA helicase; amino-acid sequence: MDDLTRQLSERFGFATFRPGQEAVIRAVLAGRDAMAVMPTGQGKSLCYQLPATLLPGLTLVISPLIALMQDQVTAMKQRKIAAAAFHSGLTGLEKSRVMQELQQRRLQLLYLAPERMQHEGFLRLLRSLWVSLLVVDEAHCISQWGHDFRPDYLKIGRLRQELTNPPCLALTATATTRVQTDLCRRLSLRDPFRLVAGFRRANLALSVHLPQSRQDKLSTLGRLVRETEKGTILVYCATRRAVEEVAAWLGQSHASVGYYHAGLSDEERRMVHEEFRRGTVRILAATNAFGMGIDKPDVRLVVHFDIPGSIEAYYQEVGRAGRDGQPAACALLFHERDLATQEYFIDQALKDQEGVARAERMRTLLQEMLGYVSGSSCRQRAILEYFSDETEPALGPCGLCDRCVAPARQPSRTVLHATGVSEKAILETVSWCMGRFGMGRIVDMLRGSRAKALVGSGAEDCPTYGICRAQTKPVVMGLVKSLIESGYLRIEGTEYPTLELTSRGREVLQGIREVALTQEQEPETDVSVNKPRRSSAAFAGIAPASAPDPRLVERLRQLRTELAEEEGVAPFLIFHDKTLKAIAGFKPGTPAALLEIPGIGELKAERYGRRVLAVVNGG